The Trypanosoma brucei brucei TREU927 chromosome 9, whole genome shotgun sequence genome includes a window with the following:
- a CDS encoding variant surface glycoprotein (GPI-Anchor Signal predicted for Tb09.354.0060 by DGPI v2.04 with cleavage site probability 0.344 near 469) yields MQSSQWLQPLVLFVMTVILATALKRVDAATGVGIKKSTWEPLCQVSEELDGIAGHVLQEATEMIAATIDFDAAAKRARIFSLKNPMHKWTKAAITIATAYEAKAAAAVRQLKDTYIKQQVEAASRSAYVKGRVDDFLKLLEQTVDGSNNACLLADENADTPVTRSATTKLGQTECKLTQSSITATRRTPTHITTAGYINLVEGTGGDKHQPTAASKECHLTTAHTSKGFAKGEGTAAAVTVMAGYLTIPNSAAELTAATKANLITASEGGIAAWSHAHAAIKLLDRTLPTEYANESGDLTERAALKEAAQNLFGEAKDHQGSDGKKAIEAVFSNTKADTINTIITLIEKEDIPKGAAARPTPAKLGEIKNSIELTNLLSYYQQRLSQDFETLDKRLEESTKHQDPKATEKICGEAKDDEDKCKGLKDKGCSFNEQDKKCELKKDVKEKLEKSNQETEGNDGKRTNTTGSNSILIHKSPLLLVVLLLK; encoded by the coding sequence ATGCAGAGCTCGCAATGGTTGCAGCCATTAGTGCTTTTCGTGATGACGGTGATTCTCGCAACCGCGCTTAAACGCGTAGACGCCGCCACAGGCGTCGGCATAAAGAAATCCACGTGGGAACCGCTATGTCAAGTAAGCGAAGAATTAGACGGCATAGCAGGTCACGTTCTACAAGAAGCGACGGAGATGATCGCAGCCACAATAGACTTCGACGCGGCAGCGAAGCGAGCAAGAATTTTCAGCCTAAAAAACCCCATGCACAAATGGACAAAAGCGGCTATCACCATAGCAACAGCCTacgaagcaaaagcagccgCAGCAGTTAGACAGCTAAAAGACACCTatataaaacaacaagtaGAAGCCGCCAGTCGGAGCGCTTACGTAAAGGGTCGGGTCGACGATTTCCTTAAGCTACTGGAGCAAACGGTCGACGGGAGCAACAACGCGTGCCTACTGGCAGATGAAAACGCAGACACGCCAGTGACACGCAGCGCTACGACAAAACTCGGGCAAACAGAGTGCAAGCTAACACAAAGCTCAATCACCGCAACGCGACGGACACCGACCCACATAACAACCGCAGGATACATAAACTTAGTCGAAGGGACCGGCGGCGACAAGCACCAACCAACAGCGGCAAGCAAAGAATGCCACCTAACAACGGCGCACACCAGCAAGGGTTTCGCCAAGGGCGAgggaacagcagcagcggtgacggtgatggctgGGTACCTAACGATTCCAAACAGCGCAGCAGAGCTGACAGCGGCGACCAAGGCAAACCTAATCACAGCAAGCGAGGGCGGGATAGCCGCCTGGAGTCATGCACACGCAGCCATAAAATTGCTCGACCGGACGCTGCCCACAGAGTACGCCAACGAAAGCGGCGACCTCACAGAACGAGCGGCACTGAAGGAAGCCGCGCAAAATTTGTTCGGCGAAGCAAAAGACCACCAAGGCAGCgatggaaagaaagcaatagAAGCCGTTTTCTCCAATACAAAGGCGGATACCATCAACACAATTATAACATTAATTGAAAAAGAGGATATTCCAAAAGGTGCAGCGGCCCGGCCAACTCCGGCAAAACTCGGGGAAATCAAAAACAGCATCGAATTAACCAACTTGTTGAGCTACTACCAGCAACGCTTATCCCAAGACTTCGAAACGCTTGATAAAAGGCTAGAAGAGTCTACCAAACACCAAGATCCAaaggcaacagaaaaaatttgCGGTGAAGCAAAAGATGACGAAGATAAATGTAAAGGCCTAAAGGATAAGGGGTGCAGTTTTAACGaacaagacaaaaagtgtgagttgaaaaaggatgtgaaagaaaaactagaaaaatcaaaccaagaaacagaagggaatgatgggaaaagaacaaacactACGGGAAGCAATTCTATTTTAATTCATAAAagccctcttttgcttgtagTTTTGCTTCTAAAATAA